Proteins from a genomic interval of Schistocerca cancellata isolate TAMUIC-IGC-003103 chromosome 8, iqSchCanc2.1, whole genome shotgun sequence:
- the LOC126095426 gene encoding uncharacterized protein LOC126095426 translates to MLMYTHVKESGTYIDSPKQDIGIVHWFYRVNDEAGNLLVDWKKIRERWGSHFKKISTEELSHPPILIGHAVEWPVTEVAVEEVKTDLRKTKPGKATGTDDLPAQLWCSHHWKAAEWLTELFNKITDEGQTPTDWQQSVTVPTFKKKENRAECTNYHPIQILCHVMKIFERFLDQRIHEITQISRNQAGLVKNCGTVDAIHAAKLCILRKPSHCI, encoded by the coding sequence ATGCTGATGTATACACACGTGAAGGAGAGCGGGACTTATATCGACTCGCCAAAGCAAGACATCGGAATTGTTCATTGGTTCTACAGAGTCAATGACGAGGCCGGTAATCTGCTAGTTGACTGGAAGAAGATCAGAGAAAGATGGGGCAGCCACTTCAAGAAGATCTCAACAGAAGAGTTATCCCATCCACCAATACTCATCGGCCACGCTGTTGAATGGCCCGTAACCGAAGTTGCAGTCGAAGAGGTCAAGACTGATTTGAGGAAAACGAAGCCTGGGAAAGCCACCGGCACAGATGATCTTCCAGCACAGTTATGGTGTTCCCATCATTGGAAGGCAGCTGAATGGTTAACGGAACTCTTCAACAAGATCACTGACGAGGGACAAACACCAACTGATTGGCAGCAGAGCGTCACAGTGCCTACGTTTAAGAAAAAGGAAAATCGCGCTGAGTGCACCAACTACCATCCAATTCAAATTCTCTGCCACGTCATGAAAATCTTTGAGCGTTTTCTGGACCAAAGGATCCATGAGATCACACAGATTTCCAGAAACCAAGCTGGATTGGTGAAGAACTGCGGCACAGTTGATGCGATTCATGCTGCAAAACTCTGCATCTTGAGAAAGCCAAGCCACTGCATCTAG